From the Acidimicrobiales bacterium genome, the window CCGCGAAGCGTCCTGCCGCGAAGCGCACGGCGAAGAAGCCCGCCAAGAAGGCTGTTGCCAAGAAGTGAGCTCCGTTCCCCGGCTCGAGGACCTGGGCGATCTCAACGGGAAGTCGGTCCTGCTGAGGGCCGACTTCAACGTGCCGATCGTCGACGGTGAGATCACCGACGACCTGCGCATTCGTGCGGCGTTGCCGACCATTCGGTGGCTGCTCGAGCAGGGTGCGTCGGTCACTGCGTGCACCCACCTGGGCCGTCCGAAGGGCGCGCCCGACCCGGCGTATTCCGTCGAGCCCGTGCGCGCCAGGCTCGCCGAGCTCGTGCCGGGGGTCGAGCTGCTCGAGAATCTCCGCTTCGACCCGGGGGAGACCGCCAACGACCCGGCCTTCGTCGCCCGACTCATCGAGGGGCACGACGCCTACGTCAACGACGCGTTCGGCGCGTCGCATCGTGCCCACGCATCGATCGTCGGTCCGCCGCAGTTCCTGCCGTCGGCGGCCGGGCGGCTGCTGGAGCGCGAGGTCGAGGTCCTCGGTGGTCTGCGCGACAACCCTCGTCGGCCGTTCGTGGCCGTCATGGGCGGCTCGAAGGTGAGCGACAAACTCGCCGTGATCGAGGCGCTGCTCGAGTCGGTCGACTCGCTCATCGTCGGCGGCGGTATGTGCTTCACCTTCCTGAAGGCGAAGGGTCACGCGATCGGATCGTCGTTGTGCGAGGACGACATGGTCGACACCTGCGCCCGCCTGCTCGATCAGCCGAAACCGATCCACCTGCCCTACGACATCACGGCGCTGGGCCCGGGCGGCAAGCTGTTCGACCCCGAGGCCGGGGGAGAGGTCCGCCAGATGGGCGCCAACCTGCCCGACGGCTGGATGGGTGTCGACATCGGGCCGGGTTCGGCCGCACAGTTCGGCGATGTCATCCACGAGGCCGGTACGGTGCTGTGGAACGGCCCGATGGGCGTGTTCGAGGATCCCCGGTTCGGCGGCGGCACGGGCGCGGTCGCCCGGGCAATGGCCGAGACCAGGGCGTTCACGGTGGTCGGGGGCGGCGACAGCGCTGCTGCGGCCAAGCAGTTCGGTGTAGAGAAGGACATGGATCACGTCTCCACCGGAGGGGGCGCCTCGCTCGAGTTGATCGAGAAGGGCGACCTGCCGGGCCTGGAGGCGCTACGAGGAGCTCCCAATGCCAGCTAGTCGCAAGCCACTCATCTCCGGCAACTGGAAGATGCACCACAACCACTTCGAGGCGATCCAGACCGTCCAGAAGCTGGCATATGCGCTGACCAGCGACGACTACGACGAAGTCGATGTGTCGATCCATCCGCCGTTCACCGACATCCGGTCGATCCAGACGGTGCTGCAGGCCGACGACGTGCCCATCGCGCTCGGTGCCCAGAACGTCCACCAGGAGCCGAAGGGCGCCTTCACCGGTGAGATCGCCGCGGGGATGCTGGCGAAGCTCGACGTCACATACGTGATCGTCGGGCACTCGGAGCGGCGCGAGCTGTTCGGCGAGACCGACGAGATCGTCAACGCCAAGGCGATCGCGGTGCTCAAGGAGAACATGACCCCGATCGTGTGCTGTGGCGAGACGCTCGCCGAGCGTCAGGCCGGTCAGGCCGAGGCGCGGGTCGCGTCGCAGATCGCCGGTTCGCTCGCGAACCTCACCGCCGAGGTGGTCGGCGAGCTCGTGATCGCCTACGAGCCGATCTGGGCGATCGGCACAGGCGAGACCGCGTCGTCCGACGATGCGCAACAGATGTGCGCCCACATCCGTTCGCTCGTGAAGGACCAGTGGGGGACCGACGCCGCTGCGTCGGTGCGAATCCAATACGGCGGCTCCGTGAAGCCCGGAAACGCGCCCGAGCTCATGGCCCAGCCCGACATCGACGGTGCGCTGGTCGGCGGGGCGTCGCTCGACGCCGACGACTTCGCCCGCATCGTCAACTATCGCCTCTACCAGGCCTGACGGTTCCGCTCGCGGTCGCTGGTAGCCTGTCCGACGTGGTTTGGATCGTTGCACCTCTCTGGCTCGTCTCGGCGCTGATGCTGATCTTCCTCGTGCTGCTGCACAGCGGCAAGGGCGGCGGCCTGTCCGACATGTTCGGTGGCGGCGCCGGCGCCGCAGCGGCGGGCTCGACCGTGGTCGAGAAGAACCTCTCCCGGATCACGGTGGTCGCGGCAATCGTCTTCGGCTTCAGCTCCGTCGCCTACGCCCTCATCTTCTGACCCGCCACAGCGGTGTCAGACACCCGCTACAACGGCGAAGGCTGAATCAGGGCGGCATTCGGCCGATGGGGACAGATGCGCCGTGTCTGCCTTGCGTTCCTTGCCGTTCTCCTGCTGACGACTGCGTGCTCCGGCGAGCGCCCGACCCTGGACGACAGCGCCGCTCGTGAGGTCGAACCGCTCGATTCCGGCACGCCCGCGCCTGGCTCCGCCGCGGTGGCCGAAGCGGTCACCGTGCGCCTCGCAGTGCCGGACGGCTGGTCGCTCGATCCCGCTGACGCCGGCGCGGCCTCGCTGACCAACCGTGTTGTCGCCGACCTGCTCTACGAGGGTTTGACGACCACCACTGACGACGGCCTGCCCGGGCCCGGTCTCGCCGAGCGCTGGTTCGTCAGCGACGACCGACTGACCTGGACCTTCGTGCTCCCGGCGTCGTTGACCGACGGGGCCGGCGAAACCATCACCGCCCGCCACGTGAAGGCATCGCTCGAGCGGGTGGCGGCCCGCGGCCCCGCCGATCAGGCGGCGACGGCGCTGACCTCGATCAGCGGATGGACCGACCAGATGACGGGAAACGCAGGGGGAGTGGCGGGGATCGCTGCGCCCGACGACTTGACGGTGGTCATCCAGCTCGATGCGCCCTACGAGCTCCTGCTCGACGTGTTGGCCTCGCCGGCATTCGGCATCACGGGGCCCGACGACCAGGGTGGCCTGCGCACCACCGGCGCCTTCGCCGGCACCGACGAGCCGGACGTGTTCGTCGCCGTCGACCCCGCGGCGACCGTGAACCGCCTCGAGTTCGTCCACGACGGCGACAGTCCCGCCGCCGCAGTCGCAGCAGGAGATGCGGACTGGGCGGTTCTGGCCACCGGCGAGGATGCCGAGGGCCTCGATGCAGACGTCATTCGGCATCCACTCGAGCTCGACGTCGCCATCGTGGCGCGGAGCCCGATCGAGGCCGTCCGTCTCGGACTGCTCGGGTCGCTCGATCCGCTGACGCTGGCCGGTGCCGTCGACGGTCTCACTGCGCGCACGAACGCGAACCGGCCCGCCTTCGAGACGGCGCCCGAAGCGGCCCTCGTCGATGTGCCGGCCGGTGAACTGCAGGGCCTGGGCGAGGCCGTGGTCGATCAGCTGGAGACAGCTGGAATCACGGTCCTCCCGATCGCGTCGACGCCAGAAGAGTTCGCCGCCCGCGTCGCCGCCGGCGACGCGCTCCTCTTCCCGATCGTGGTGGCCGGCGGCACGGGTCCGGCCAGCGCCGTGCTCCGTTTCGGTGTTCCCGGCGCGACCGACGACATGTTCGGCCCGCAGAGCTCGGCCCGCGCCGAGCTCGCCGAGGCCGTCGTGACCGAGCTCGATGTCCAGCAGCGGGCGCTCTTCATCGAGGCGCTCGAGCGGACGCTCGTTGACGAAGGCCTGCTGTTGCCCGTCGGCCAGTTCGAGGTCAGAGTCGCCCTCAGCCACCGCCTCGACGGACTCCGGCACCGGAGTGACGGCACGCTCGATCTGTCGACAGTCGGCATCGCTGATCAGCCCTGAAAGAGGGTGTGGCTTGGCACCACGCCCGCTACGCTGGCGCTCTCATTCGGCTTGTCCGGATGGCCACGTCGGAGTGGCGGAATTGGCAGACGCGCCAGCTTGAGGGGCTGGTGCCCGAAAGGGTGTGGGGGTTCAAGTCCCCCCTCCGACACCACGTTTCCCCAGGCCAGAGGCCTGGGGATTCGCCGTTTTGTGTCGCTTGTCAGCGATTTGTCATCAGTTCTCCCGGATGCTCCTGGGCTGGCGTGGCGAAGGCCGGTTCGCACCTGACGTCCCGCCCCCCCTGGGGGGCTAACGCTCCGCTGCGGGCGACCTGCCTCTAGCAGCTTGACTTGATGCTCGCTCGTTGCGGCGCGGCGTGAAGAGGTTGCGCGGTCTTCGCCACCCTGCGCTCCGCCGCCTGCGAGTGATCTAGTGCGGACGTCGCCCCGCAATCCGGTCGAGCCCGTCACCAGGTGGCGCTACGGTGGTGTTGTTCGGCGAGCCCTGAGGAACCCAATGGCTGACTACCCCCCATACATGAATGCCTACGGGAACGTGACCAAGATCCTGAACAAGATCAAGGAGGCAAAAACGCCGGATCGCTTCTCCCAGGACTACCTGGAAACGGTTCTCGGCTTTTCGGGTGGGGGCGCTCGACCGTTTATCTCTCTCGCAAAGCGCATCGGGCTCCTCGGCACCGACGGATCGCCCACGGCGTACTACGGGCAGTTCCGAAACCCGGCTCAGTCGGAGCAGGCCATGGCGGCGATGATTCGGAAGGGCTACCCCGAGCTCTACAAGCGAAACGAGTACGCCCACGCGCTAGATGAATCGGGATTGACGGGGCTCGTCGTGGAAGTCACTGGCCTTGAGGACGGCTCGACACTTCGAGCCATCGTGAAGACCTTTCTCGCGCTCAAGGAGTTTGCCAACTTCGAACTAGACCCGACCCCGCCGGTGGTGGAGGAACCCCGCAGTGCGTTCGAGACG encodes:
- the tpiA gene encoding triose-phosphate isomerase → MPASRKPLISGNWKMHHNHFEAIQTVQKLAYALTSDDYDEVDVSIHPPFTDIRSIQTVLQADDVPIALGAQNVHQEPKGAFTGEIAAGMLAKLDVTYVIVGHSERRELFGETDEIVNAKAIAVLKENMTPIVCCGETLAERQAGQAEARVASQIAGSLANLTAEVVGELVIAYEPIWAIGTGETASSDDAQQMCAHIRSLVKDQWGTDAAASVRIQYGGSVKPGNAPELMAQPDIDGALVGGASLDADDFARIVNYRLYQA
- a CDS encoding phosphoglycerate kinase encodes the protein MSSVPRLEDLGDLNGKSVLLRADFNVPIVDGEITDDLRIRAALPTIRWLLEQGASVTACTHLGRPKGAPDPAYSVEPVRARLAELVPGVELLENLRFDPGETANDPAFVARLIEGHDAYVNDAFGASHRAHASIVGPPQFLPSAAGRLLEREVEVLGGLRDNPRRPFVAVMGGSKVSDKLAVIEALLESVDSLIVGGGMCFTFLKAKGHAIGSSLCEDDMVDTCARLLDQPKPIHLPYDITALGPGGKLFDPEAGGEVRQMGANLPDGWMGVDIGPGSAAQFGDVIHEAGTVLWNGPMGVFEDPRFGGGTGAVARAMAETRAFTVVGGGDSAAAAKQFGVEKDMDHVSTGGGASLELIEKGDLPGLEALRGAPNAS
- a CDS encoding ABC transporter substrate-binding protein, with translation MRRVCLAFLAVLLLTTACSGERPTLDDSAAREVEPLDSGTPAPGSAAVAEAVTVRLAVPDGWSLDPADAGAASLTNRVVADLLYEGLTTTTDDGLPGPGLAERWFVSDDRLTWTFVLPASLTDGAGETITARHVKASLERVAARGPADQAATALTSISGWTDQMTGNAGGVAGIAAPDDLTVVIQLDAPYELLLDVLASPAFGITGPDDQGGLRTTGAFAGTDEPDVFVAVDPAATVNRLEFVHDGDSPAAAVAAGDADWAVLATGEDAEGLDADVIRHPLELDVAIVARSPIEAVRLGLLGSLDPLTLAGAVDGLTARTNANRPAFETAPEAALVDVPAGELQGLGEAVVDQLETAGITVLPIASTPEEFAARVAAGDALLFPIVVAGGTGPASAVLRFGVPGATDDMFGPQSSARAELAEAVVTELDVQQRALFIEALERTLVDEGLLLPVGQFEVRVALSHRLDGLRHRSDGTLDLSTVGIADQP
- the secG gene encoding preprotein translocase subunit SecG, which gives rise to MVWIVAPLWLVSALMLIFLVLLHSGKGGGLSDMFGGGAGAAAAGSTVVEKNLSRITVVAAIVFGFSSVAYALIF
- a CDS encoding DUF5343 domain-containing protein, with product MADYPPYMNAYGNVTKILNKIKEAKTPDRFSQDYLETVLGFSGGGARPFISLAKRIGLLGTDGSPTAYYGQFRNPAQSEQAMAAMIRKGYPELYKRNEYAHALDESGLTGLVVEVTGLEDGSTLRAIVKTFLALKEFANFELDPTPPVVEEPRSAFETPGVPSAAGVPSSVGDGLTASAQLGQVRFSHNIYINLPDTDDVEVFNAIFKALKENLLS